CGAAGCAGAAGACGATGCCAGAGAGCGTCTGCCGATGGTGCTGGAAAGTCCGGCAGTGGGCGGCGGAGCCACTACATTCGCCCCCAGCGATGTGCCATTGCCACCGCCGCGCTTATTGCCGCTCGCCATGCTGATCGCAGCCGTGGGCGGGGGTGGAACGACATTTGCCGACAGTGAACTGGCTGCGCTGCTCGGGCGATCTGACTGCACCGATGGGGGCGGCGGCACGACTTCAGCCGCGCCAAAAATCTTGCCGATCAGGCCGCTCATGAACGACGCGGTGGCAGATTGCGTTGGCGGCGGAGGCACCACCGTTTTTGTGGCATCGGGAACGCTGCCGGCCGCAAGGCGATGTACATCTTGAGAAACCTGGGACGATGGCGGCGGCGCGATCACCGAAGGTGCGGGCAGGTTGAGTTTGGAATTCCGGGCGCTTGCGCGCTCCGGCGCCGAAACCGGTGGCGGTATGACAGCGGCATTGGTCATCTGGACCGGAGAACTCGATATCTCCCGGCTGATTCCACTTGGTGCGGGAGGAATCACATTGTCGGCCAGCGCCGAAGCCGTACGCGCGTGGCCGGTGGTTGGGTTACTCACAAGGCTTGGCGCTGGCGCGATCACTGCCGGGTTGAACGATGGCGAGTGCGCGCGACCGCGGGCCACGTTCGGCGCGGGAGGAATCACGATTGGTGCGAGTGCGGGCGCAACCAGGGTGTGGTCGTTAGGAACCTGGGGCGCGGGCGGGACCAGGATCGCGCTCAGGTTGGGCATGGTCAGCGTGCGATCTGCCGCCACGTTCGGAGCGGGTGCGATGACAGCGTCGAACTGTACGCCGTTACGAGTGTAGTCGCGGATCGCATTCGGTGCCGGCGCGACAACATTGGCCGCAAGATTTGGTGCAGCCCGATTCGAGCGCAAACCCTCCGAAGGCGGAGGTCCGGGATTCGGCTTCACGGCCAGCAGGTTCGCCACTGCATCCTGCGAGGACGGAAGCTTGAGGTTAGGCGCATCAACCACCTTCGGAACCAGAGACCCGCCGCGGGCGATCTTGATAGTCTGCGTACGGTGGTGCGCTTCGTCACCGCCTGCGCGGCCGCTATTTCCAGCTTCAGTCCCGCCCAGATCCTGAGTCCGCGGAAGCTCTTCGCCGCTGTAATAAATCACGTCGTGGCTGGCAATTCGGGGCGCGACATAGGGCCGCAGTTCCGCAATTTTGACCTGTACAAAAAGCAGCGCGGCGATGGCAAACGCTTCCAAAACATAGGAAGGGATCATGATGCGCAGGGGGACTAATCCGAACGGAGCTTCCCCGGCCAATCGACGTTCCGAGCGGGCCAGCGCCGGCCCGATGGAGGCGACAAATTCCTTCCAACGCGGTGTCCACTCCACCAGCAGCTTGGGCGCGTCGGGAACCTCGACGATTTTCGTCGGTGTTTGCGTCGGCATCTCTTCGAGTTGGAGCGTTTGGGTCACGAGGGCGGTACTCTACCATCCGTTTGCATCGTAATTTCGATTTTATCGCCCACTGCGGTCCTGGTTTCGGCGGCGATTCGACTCGGTAGTTCCAGAACCGACGCGGCTTGCGATCGCACCGGGGCGAAGCGCCACGGTTGCAGGTCGTTTTGGATATGGATCACTGTCATGCCGCGATCGAGATACACCACGTCGATGGGGAATCCCATTCCGAAAGTATGAACGCCGTGGCAGGGAACGATCCAGAGGCCGGAGCCGTTACGAAAGTCACTCTGTTGAAGTCCAAGCAAGCCGCGGAGTCGCGTCCAATGGGTGTCGGCCACGGCCATGGCGGTGGCGAGGTACGCCTGGCGGGTTTGGTTGAAAGCTTGTCCCTGCCCTGAAAAAAATGCCATGACTGCGGATGCTCCCCTGTTCCGACCGGTGTCGCTTTTCTTACTTGCCGCCCGCGACCGGACCCAGTTGCCGGATCAACTCGATAATCGCCGGGCCGATCGTGACGAAAATGATCGAAGGCAGAACAAAGATCACCAGTGGGGGAACCATCTTGATGGTGGTTTTTGCAGCTTGTTCTTCGGCCCGTTGCCGGCGTTCCGTGCGGAGGGAGTCGGAATGCACCCGGAGGGCTTGGGCGACGCTGGTACCGAAGCGATCAGTTTGAATTAGTGTACCAACAAGCGAACGGATGTCGTCAACTCCGGTGCGGTCCACCAGGTTACGGAGGGCTTCAACACGCGGCTTGCCGGCGCGCATTTCCAGGTTTACGAGATGGAACTCATCGCTCAGGTCGGGGTGGGCATGATGGAGATCCTGGCCCACGCGGGTGAGAGCCTGGTCGAGCGCGAGGCCGGCTTCTACGCAAATCACGGTGAGATCGAGGGCGTCGGGCAGGCCAAGTCGAATGCGGTTCTGCCGGTCTTTGATCATGCGCTTCAGGATGAAACGCGGCAGGAAAAAGCCGAGCCCAGGAATGCCGACGATCAGAAAAAGGTTATCGAAGCCGGCAAACAACGCGACTGCGGCAAAGCCCGCGGCGGCCGCCAGCAGACGGGCTCCAAAATAGTAGTTGACGTGAATGGGGTCGCGGAAACCGGCCTGAATCAGCCAGGCCCGGGTACGGGACACATCGGCGGGAGAAAGCGGAAGGGCCTTGCTGATGGGATCCAGAGCCTGCTCGATCCGTTCCCGAATCGCGGGTTTATTTTCCGCCTGCTGCTGTTGCTGTCCGCCCAGCGCTCGCAGACGAGCGCCAAGAATAGAACTTGGGGCCACCACCGCGGCTCCAAAGGCGAATACCGCCATCACCACCGTGACGAATACGACCACGACTAATAGCAAAGGCAACATGGCTTTGTTTAAACCTGAATCCGGATAATTTTCCGGATTACGAAATATCCCACCGTTTGCAAAGTGATGCCGGCGACCAGCAGAGTGTGTCCGATCGGATCGGAAAATAACGGACGAATAAACCCGGGATTCAGCACCAGCATGACCGCCACGATGATGGGGGGCATCCCCATCAGCAGCGCCATAGTAAGCCGGCCCTGCGCAGTATAGACGCGCACCTGGCGTTGAATTTTAAAGCGCTCGCGGATGACGTACGAGAGGTTATCGAGAATCTCCGCCAGATTGCCTCCGGTCTCGCGCTGCAACATGACTGCGGTGACGAAGAACTTTACGTCGACCAATGGCATGCGCTCGGTCAGATTCATGAGCGCGTCGCGGACGGGCATGCCGAATTTCTGCTCTTCAAAGAGTTGGCGAAATTCGCTGGAGACCGGCTCCGCAACCTCATCGGTAATCATTTCGAGCGCGGTGGTGAAGGCGTGTCCGGCGCGAACCGCGCGCGCCAGAGTGTCGATGGCCTCGGGAAAGAGTTCCTCGAATTTTTCAAAGCGCTTGTTGCGGCGATAGGACGCGTAGGAGTAGGGGAGCAGGAAGCCGACCAGCATGGCGATCCACGCGATTTCGACGCGCTTGCTCAGGACATACACCACGAACGTGGCCACGATTCCGGCCAGAGCCGAAAGCGCCAGAAAGTTGCCGGCTCGCAGCGACATCCCGGCTTGCGCCAGCATTTTTTGGATGTCGGTTACCCGCGCGGATTTCCGCAGCAGGGTGTCGAGCGCCGGGATCTGGCTGAGTTGCTCGTCGCGCAGGAGCGCGAGCTCTTCTTCCGCGGCCAACTCGGGCGCTTTACGCTCGTTGGCCAGTCGCTCTTTGATGAGGCGCGCCTGAGCGTTACGCTGGTCGAAAATCGACGCCAGCATAAAAGTCGCGAGCGCGACCACGACGAATACGACGAAAGCAATCAGCGCTGTGGACATAGCGTTATGTATTCCTTAGTCGAAGCCTTCATGTTGGCGCCAATCCTAAACTTCAGTCTTCGATTCAAACAGCGCCGGCCGCAACCGCGCGCCCGATGTGGCCAGGCGGTCCGCGAACTGCGGACGAACACCAGTGGCGCGAAACGTGCCGCGAACTTTTCCGTTCTCATTGATGCCGGTTCGGTCGAAGCTGAAAATATCCTGCATGCCGATGCGATCGTTATCCATGCCGGTGATCTCCGAAATGGTTATGACTTTTCGCGTTCCGTCGGAGAGGCGCGCAATCTGCACCACGGCATGCACCGCGGACGAGATTTGGTGGCGCACGGCGCGCTCGGGAATGTTGAGGTTCGCCATCGAGACCATGTTTTCAACGCGGGCCATGGCATCGCGCGGGGAGTTGGCGTGGACGGTAGTCAGCGAGCCCTCGTGGCCCGTGTTCATGGCCTGCAACATGTCGAAGGCCTCCTCGCCGCGCACCTCGCCGACTACGATGCGGTCGGGACGCATACGCAAGCTGTTGATCACGAGTTGCCGCTGGCGGATCGCACCTTTGCCTTCGATGTTGGGCGGGCGCGTTTCCAGTCGGACCACATGCTCCTGTTTGAGTTGCAGTTCGGCGGCATCTTCGATCGTGACGATGCGGTCGGAGTTGGGAATGTAACCGGAAAGAACGTTCAGTAACGTGGTCTTGCCCGCGCCCGTTCCACCGGAGACCAAAATGTTGAGCCGCCCTTTGACCATGGTCGAAAGCAATTCCAACATCGATTCCGTCAGCGTGAGATTCTCGATCATCTGGCGTGCGGTGACGGGTTCGCGTCCAAAGCGGCGGATCGAAAGACAAGGACCATCGATGGCGAGCGGCGGAATGATGGCATTGACGCGCGAACCATCGGCCAGACGCGCGTCGACCATGGGCGACGATTCGTCGACGCGGCGGCCGATGCGCGAGACGATGCGCTCGATGATCTGCATGAGATGCGTATCGTCTTTGAAGGACAATCCGGTGCGTTCCAGTTTGCCGGCGCGTTCGACGTAAACGCGGTCGAAACGGTTGACCAGAATGTCGGAGACCGTCGGATCTTTGAGCAGCGGCTCGAGCGGGCCGAGGCCGAAAATTTCGTCGAGAATCTCGCGCGACAGGCGTTCGCGTTCGGCAAAGCTGAGCGGCACAACTTCGGTGTTGACCGCATTGCGGATCACCACCAGCACTTCATCGCGCGCCGAATCGCCCGACGACTTGCCCAGTTTTTCGAGGTCGAGGCGGTCGAGAATTTTGCGATGCAGGTCGGCCTTCACCTGCTGGAACAGGTTTTGCTCGGTGCGCTCGAAGGATTGAAGATTTGCCATTGGGTTCTAAATTTGTACGCTTTGAATCTTATACTGATTTGAACAACGACCACGCCGCCCGCTTCACATCGACGTCATTCCGCGTCAACTCCTGCGCCAGTCCGGCGAAGCACCGTGCAATTTCTGAATTTCGCTGATCCATCACCGGCGTGCCGCGATCGATGGCCCCCGACACGGCGAAATATTGGTTCGGGATACGCCACAGCAATTTCGCCCCGACCGCCGTCTCGGCGTCGGCCTCACTGAAGCCCGCCACTTTGCGAAATCGATTCAAGACGAGGCGCACGCGCTCGCGGCTGCCGGTCTCCCCCAGATATTGCTGCACGCGCGCCGCACTCCACAGAGAAGCCACATCGCTGCAAGCCACAAGCAGAACGGTCTCCGAAAGACTGGCGATCAGCCGGCTGGCGGCATCGAAGCGCGACGAGTTGTCGACTACCACATATCGAAAATGCGTGACCAGCATGTCGAACAGCTTCACAAATTCCGCAGTCGAGGGATCGACCGCAGCGGGCACGTTGGCTCCGGCCAGCAATTGCAATCCACCGCTGTGCCGCGTCATGAAGCTTTCGAGCAGGGAAGAGTCCATGCGGTGCAGGTTGCGGGTGGCGTCGGCCACGTTGAAGATTGGTTTCAGATTCATGTGCAGCGCGGCATGCCCCAGCGGCGCGAGGTCGACCAGCGCAGTTTGCCCGTAAGAGGAATGCAACGCGAGTGCAAGATTGACCGCCACTGTGGTCGCACCGTTGCCGCCCTTCGCATTGATGACCGAGAACACCTTGCCGCGAATACCTTCCTGCCGGCCACGGCGTTGTGCGGTGGTAAGGCGTACGAAGGCCTCGAGAAGATCGGTGGTGTTGGTGGGGCGCTCAATGAACTCACGGGCCCCCGCCCGCATGGCGTTGACGATGACCTGAGGCTGGTTGAGATTGCCGATCGCGAAAATCGCCGCTTCAGGCATTTCCTGGTGAAGCAGTTCAATGGCGCGCAAAGCTAGCGGAGGATTTTCGGCGGGAATGTCGACCAGAGTCACATCCGGATTGGCGGAGCGCACGCGCCGGGTGACAGGATCGGACGCCGCCACCGGGAAACTGGCGCAACTCTGCACCGTCCGTGCCACGCTGGTGCCATCGACCAGCACCTGTAGCACGGCGCGCTGCTCATTGTCTGTGGCGACGATGACGACTGACACTTCCGGCATAACGGCCTACTTGCCCTTGTCGAAATTGCTGTTATCGATGAAGGGCCGGGGATTCTTGGGCAATGCAGGAGGCTCCGTACTGGGGGAAATGCGGCGCACCGTGCACAAAACCATGAGTTCGGAATTCGTCTTCTGCAAGCTCTTGCTGCGGAAAAAATTTCCCAGGATCGGAATGTCCCCGAGGCCCGGAATTTTGTTCCAGATGTCGGTGACCCGGTTGTCGATGAGACCGGCAATCACAAAGCTTTGTCCGTCCTGCAACTCAAACTCCGTTTCCGCTTTGCGCGTGCTCAGCGCCGGCACCGTAAATCCCGAGATGGTGAGCGCATTGGAGAAATCCAGCGTGCTCACCTCCGGAGCGACTTTCAAATGGATGTTCCCATTAGGCATGATCACCGGAGTGAACTGCAGGCGCACGCCAAACTCTTTGAACGAGATGGTCACTGCCGTAAATCCATTGCCCGGTTGCACGATGGGAAAAGGGAACTGGCCGCCAGCCAGGAAACTGGATTCTTTGCCGTTCACCGCAATCAAATTGGGTTCGGCGAGTATTTGCAGCAGGCTCTTATTTTCGAGGGCTTCGATTACAGCGCCGAAATTAATGTCAGGGCGAAAAAGAAAAAGATTCAGGACGTTGTTGATAGTCGTCGTACTCGTAGCGCCGGTCGTGCCCGTGGCTGCCTGGCTACCCCCCGGGGTCAGAGTTTGCGGGCCGAAGCTGCCGTATTGTCCTGTAGTGACGGTGCCGATCGTATTCCCGCCGCCCGTGGAAATGAAGTTGATTCCCATCTGCGTCAGTGCGGTGCGGTCGACTTCGGCAAATTTTACTTGCAGCAAAACTTCCTGGGCTCCAACCGGCCCAAAGGTGAGCACGTTGACGACTTTCGGAGAATACGCGCTGGCCAATTCTCCGGCGCGCTTAGCGACATCTTCCGTGGATACGTGGCCGGAGAGCACAATGGCGGCGCGGGAAGGGGTAACGGCAATTTGCTCGTCGGGAAACACTCGCCGCTCTTCGTCGGCGCAGGCGCTCACGTCCACATCCACGCGAAGATCGAAACTGCGCGAGCGCTCCAGTTCATCCCAGATCAACAGCGAAACTTCTCCTGGAGATTTGCCGTGGACCAGAATCTGTGTTGGCGTAATGGGCTGCGCGTAGGCGATAGCGGGGTCGCTAATCGAAATGCGGCGCAACTTTTCGGTCGTATTGATGAGCAACGACTTGCCCACCATGACGCGCAAGGGAGCCGATCCCTGAGACTGCGCCGGAAGGTTCGTGGTCTGCGTGGTGTTCGGGGCAGTCTGGCTCGCGGTGTCCGGCTGTTGCATGATCTCTGAGAATGCGGGGAATGCGACGGCGGCGAACAGTACCGGGCCGAGCAGAGACGTGCGAACTTTCATTTTCAGATTTCTCTCCCTGCGAGGAAACGGGTCGAGCCTGGTTTGGCTTGGAAGATCAACACCACCGTAGCCAAATTCGCACCCTAGTTTGTGCCGCAATTCTCCTCCGAGCACTTCACGGTTTCTGGTTTCTTGTCGCCTTGGTAAACCTCAACGCTGATGCCGGTGGGTGGGGGTGGAGGAGCCGGCTGGACTGCCTTGGTCACGGCATGGCGAACCGCCACTTGCGTCGGCGCGGGCGGGGCCGCTCCCCGGTAAAGACCGCGCGAACTGGAGGGGAGCACTTCGTCCTGCTTGGTATCGAGGGGGTTGCGCATCGCCAATTGAATGTGCCCTTCCGAACTGGCCAGGGTAAGTTTCTGAGCATCGTCGGGCGAAACCAGCAGCGTAATGACGGTTGTAGTCTGGGCCTCGCCAGTGGAAGTTCGCTCGAGGGTGTGGCCGGATGCGAGGACGGCAACGTTCTGTAGCACCGTCGTGGTTTCCTGTTCGCCCCCCGAGCCTGGGGCACCCGTCAGCAGCACATCGACGCGGGTTCCGGGAGTGACGAATCCCGCCACGGATACAACTTCATTCACCCGCACCGATACAGCGCGCATGCCGGGAGGAATCAGCGAAGGCAGACCCGAGCCGGCATTTTCGCCGGCGAGCCGGTTGGGCAGGATGAACTCGCCCTTCGAAATAGGAACGATGACGCCATGGCCCAATACGTCGGCGCGGCGGCGGGGCGCGCCCGGCGGTAAATCGGAAGCGGGAATCCTGATGATTTTGATGTCCCGCTCATCTACTTTCGCGCCGACTTGCAGATCGTTGGCCGCCACGATCACGTCCACTCCGGCTTCGACGTTACCCGTCTTCGATTGCAAGTTCTTGTAGACATAGACGCTTGCAAAGAAGCCAATGGCTACCGCCAGAACCCCGATCATCAACAAACGTGTGCGGTTCATACTGCTCCCCTAGAAGCCGAAATCCTTGTCGAGCCCCCTGCTCTTGGCAATATTGGTCGGGCCGTTCGCTTATTGCATCGAACTGGCGACGTTGGAGAACACGTTATTAGCGTTGGATCCGATCAACCGGACCGTGCCAACAACGATCACCAGAATCACAGCCAGCATAACGGCGTACTCCGCAATGTCTTGCCCTTCCTGTTCGCACCAAAGCCTGCGTACAAGCTCCATAGGACCTCCTCAAAAAAGTTTTTCTTTCCTCGTTTCGCGGGAGTAGAGATGGTTTTACCAGCAGCACGCGTGGCACGTCCCCGCGACTCGTCCCACCACTCGACTAAGGGTAATCATACCTTTCAACGCGTCCAATAGTGATAATTTTTTGCATGAACCGTATATCCAATGGTAATTAGTCAGGCCGGGAATGGAAAAAGCCGCCGGAAATCGGCGACCTTTTCCGGGGCGATTTCGAATTGGACTATGGCTCCGGACGTGACAATAGTCTGCCGTGATCTCCGCACGATACAATCGCGTGGACCCACCCCGAGAACTTCCAGGACCACAGAAATTCTATCCCGACCCTATCGCGCTATTGTCCTGCTCTTCCTGGCCTGCATGGTCTGTGTCCACGCGTTCTTTATATGGAACGTGCGGGACCGCATGGCCAAGGCCGACCCGGATTTTACGGCCTTTTACACCGCCGGCTGGTTGCTGCGCGAGGGCCGCGGCGACCAGCTCTATGACGCTCGCGCGCAACTCGAAGTGCAGCAGCGGTTCGCCGGAGACTCAGACATTCGGCGTGGCCCGTTGCCTTACATCCATCCCCCGTATGAAGCCGCCCTTTTCCTGCCGCTGACGTTTCTCACCTACCGCGAGGCGCTCGCAGTATGGGAGATGTCAAAGATCGGGATGCTGCTGGCGGTCGCGCTCTTGCTGCGAGGCGCTTTAAGTTCCTTGCGAGCTATGCCACTCTGGGAATGGATGTTAGCTTTTCTGGCATTCTTTCCAGTCTTCGCCGATTTTCTTCA
Above is a window of Candidatus Sulfotelmatobacter sp. DNA encoding:
- a CDS encoding energy transducer TonB — protein: MTQTLQLEEMPTQTPTKIVEVPDAPKLLVEWTPRWKEFVASIGPALARSERRLAGEAPFGLVPLRIMIPSYVLEAFAIAALLFVQVKIAELRPYVAPRIASHDVIYYSGEELPRTQDLGGTEAGNSGRAGGDEAHHRTQTIKIARGGSLVPKVVDAPNLKLPSSQDAVANLLAVKPNPGPPPSEGLRSNRAAPNLAANVVAPAPNAIRDYTRNGVQFDAVIAPAPNVAADRTLTMPNLSAILVPPAPQVPNDHTLVAPALAPIVIPPAPNVARGRAHSPSFNPAVIAPAPSLVSNPTTGHARTASALADNVIPPAPSGISREISSSPVQMTNAAVIPPPVSAPERASARNSKLNLPAPSVIAPPPSSQVSQDVHRLAAGSVPDATKTVVPPPPTQSATASFMSGLIGKIFGAAEVVPPPPSVQSDRPSSAASSLSANVVPPPPTAAISMASGNKRGGGNGTSLGANVVAPPPTAGLSSTIGRRSLASSSASTVGTPNVVAPPPSVTGAGGGLPGGTLLANAIVPPPPSVGGSTTPSGSGLGHRGAGLGAPLDPGAGLAPPNTGGSGANAGAVLSSQPGPKLALPNSSTGSLAMAPAGGDKLGIGGAEGGTGIGRGNGPGSGMNGAGAGAAKSGTEHGSDAAAHGGISPAAGPGGAGNVPSGTPAVRGVDISGGSSQVTLPAFGSNDAASDAQTPGRTSIKRAQTFDVDIVATANSGGAFAPYRNLLHGEKHTIYPETSSSLGVAAMEYAESVTGRGAFAPPQSIRTSLPEGLPHARMVVTCILDTSGNLKGVRVLEAGPAEMTAKVVAALRSWKFQPAMRGDQPVEVTAILGFGIDTNDRF
- a CDS encoding DUF192 domain-containing protein encodes the protein MAFFSGQGQAFNQTRQAYLATAMAVADTHWTRLRGLLGLQQSDFRNGSGLWIVPCHGVHTFGMGFPIDVVYLDRGMTVIHIQNDLQPWRFAPVRSQAASVLELPSRIAAETRTAVGDKIEITMQTDGRVPPS
- a CDS encoding type II secretion system F family protein, with the translated sequence MLPLLLVVVVFVTVVMAVFAFGAAVVAPSSILGARLRALGGQQQQQAENKPAIRERIEQALDPISKALPLSPADVSRTRAWLIQAGFRDPIHVNYYFGARLLAAAAGFAAVALFAGFDNLFLIVGIPGLGFFLPRFILKRMIKDRQNRIRLGLPDALDLTVICVEAGLALDQALTRVGQDLHHAHPDLSDEFHLVNLEMRAGKPRVEALRNLVDRTGVDDIRSLVGTLIQTDRFGTSVAQALRVHSDSLRTERRQRAEEQAAKTTIKMVPPLVIFVLPSIIFVTIGPAIIELIRQLGPVAGGK
- a CDS encoding type II secretion system F family protein; this translates as MSTALIAFVVFVVVALATFMLASIFDQRNAQARLIKERLANERKAPELAAEEELALLRDEQLSQIPALDTLLRKSARVTDIQKMLAQAGMSLRAGNFLALSALAGIVATFVVYVLSKRVEIAWIAMLVGFLLPYSYASYRRNKRFEKFEELFPEAIDTLARAVRAGHAFTTALEMITDEVAEPVSSEFRQLFEEQKFGMPVRDALMNLTERMPLVDVKFFVTAVMLQRETGGNLAEILDNLSYVIRERFKIQRQVRVYTAQGRLTMALLMGMPPIIVAVMLVLNPGFIRPLFSDPIGHTLLVAGITLQTVGYFVIRKIIRIQV
- a CDS encoding CpaF family protein, whose protein sequence is MANLQSFERTEQNLFQQVKADLHRKILDRLDLEKLGKSSGDSARDEVLVVIRNAVNTEVVPLSFAERERLSREILDEIFGLGPLEPLLKDPTVSDILVNRFDRVYVERAGKLERTGLSFKDDTHLMQIIERIVSRIGRRVDESSPMVDARLADGSRVNAIIPPLAIDGPCLSIRRFGREPVTARQMIENLTLTESMLELLSTMVKGRLNILVSGGTGAGKTTLLNVLSGYIPNSDRIVTIEDAAELQLKQEHVVRLETRPPNIEGKGAIRQRQLVINSLRMRPDRIVVGEVRGEEAFDMLQAMNTGHEGSLTTVHANSPRDAMARVENMVSMANLNIPERAVRHQISSAVHAVVQIARLSDGTRKVITISEITGMDNDRIGMQDIFSFDRTGINENGKVRGTFRATGVRPQFADRLATSGARLRPALFESKTEV
- a CDS encoding type II and III secretion system protein family protein is translated as MKVRTSLLGPVLFAAVAFPAFSEIMQQPDTASQTAPNTTQTTNLPAQSQGSAPLRVMVGKSLLINTTEKLRRISISDPAIAYAQPITPTQILVHGKSPGEVSLLIWDELERSRSFDLRVDVDVSACADEERRVFPDEQIAVTPSRAAIVLSGHVSTEDVAKRAGELASAYSPKVVNVLTFGPVGAQEVLLQVKFAEVDRTALTQMGINFISTGGGNTIGTVTTGQYGSFGPQTLTPGGSQAATGTTGATSTTTINNVLNLFLFRPDINFGAVIEALENKSLLQILAEPNLIAVNGKESSFLAGGQFPFPIVQPGNGFTAVTISFKEFGVRLQFTPVIMPNGNIHLKVAPEVSTLDFSNALTISGFTVPALSTRKAETEFELQDGQSFVIAGLIDNRVTDIWNKIPGLGDIPILGNFFRSKSLQKTNSELMVLCTVRRISPSTEPPALPKNPRPFIDNSNFDKGK
- the cpaB gene encoding Flp pilus assembly protein CpaB gives rise to the protein MNRTRLLMIGVLAVAIGFFASVYVYKNLQSKTGNVEAGVDVIVAANDLQVGAKVDERDIKIIRIPASDLPPGAPRRRADVLGHGVIVPISKGEFILPNRLAGENAGSGLPSLIPPGMRAVSVRVNEVVSVAGFVTPGTRVDVLLTGAPGSGGEQETTTVLQNVAVLASGHTLERTSTGEAQTTTVITLLVSPDDAQKLTLASSEGHIQLAMRNPLDTKQDEVLPSSSRGLYRGAAPPAPTQVAVRHAVTKAVQPAPPPPPTGISVEVYQGDKKPETVKCSEENCGTN